Sequence from the Peromyscus eremicus chromosome 4, PerEre_H2_v1, whole genome shotgun sequence genome:
GTGCTCAACAGTTCTGTCCAACACCTTTTGGCCCACAGGCAGCTCACAGGCAGCTGTTATGGAgtacccagagagaaaaactcccGAGAGGCCCGGATAAGTCAAACGGAGTCTTTTTGAACTGCCAGTGGGACTGTCCCAAGCAGATTATCGGGAAGCAGTCTCCACTTCCCGTTGGTGCTTTAAAGGGCAAACCCCTCAACTGTGAAATATCCAGAAGGGCATCTCCGAACATCTGCTGCAAAGAGTTGTTTAGGGAagtggaaatggagagagagagggagagcagttAAATAATCAGGCGGTTAACCTTAAGCTCAGGGTCACACTGTGTAGGAATCTGTGGCTGTTCTAAGTGACCAGAGACCAGTTTTCCCCAAGATAGTTTTAGCATTTAAAGTATTCTTAGGAATGCTTTGATGGGATAGCTTCGCTGTAGCTCAAGAGCCCAACACACAGCCTTCCTGTCCATCTGCAAATTTAGACTAAAGGTGTGATTTTACAGTCTCGACAAGGATTCACTGGCTTCCAAAATGCTTTCATTCTACAAATGATAAGGAGCCAGACACTGATGGAGGTGTCAGAGAAATAACCTTGAGGGATATAGGCTGCCTCCCTCTAACAACAGAGGACAGAAGTCACAGAGGTACTTTCTGATTTGGGGGTTCCAGCAAGGGCACTGATCTATTTCTCGCGGATAGTTTTAGTCAAGCCAGAGAGGGCTGGAGGTGTAGATGAGCGTAAGAGGACTTGCACAGGGTTCCTGGGGTCCTAGGCAACTCTCCCCAGCATTGCATAACACAAACGAAACTCACCATGACCAAACCAGAGAGAGGAAGTCCGAGGCTGGACAAATGGACAAAGTGAGAGAGGACTCACTCCCAAGACTCTTCTGGCTTCCCATTTAGTATATAAGCTGCCTCAGCCATGGCTCCTCTCCACTCTTACACATTCACCCTTTCAGAAACAGTGATTTTCTGTTGTGACATTGGGACGTGGGGTAAGGTAGGGGTATGAGCGTTAAAAGGCCATGGCAGGGCATTCCATTCTGCCTTTCTCCCAGGTAGCATTCTGGTCTTTGGTAGGGTCAACAAGATGTCACCTTGGAAAGTTCTAGAGAACCCAGCCTATGGGCTGAATCATGGGTGGTGTTTGCAGATTTTAGAGCTGGCGGCTCTCGACTCCCTCCCCACTGTCACAGATATCCCCGTTGTTTCATGGGAGTATCAGTTAGGCTTGTCTTGATTGCAAGGATGTTTGAGGAAGGCTTTTCAGGAACTGGGACAACATGATTACAGACAAGAGCGTCTCCGTAATCAGTGTCCTCTACACTTGTGAAATACCGAGGGCATGTTTGCAACCTGTTTGTCTGGAGCTTGTGCCTCAGGACCGTCTCAGCTTTCTGGACCCGTAGGGAAGAGCCCACTCAGTAGCAGCTGGGCACATGGTTTCATCTCTCAAAGCTCCATCTTTTGTAAATAGGGATTTGAAAAATTAGAGACTGTTACTTTGGGAAAATTCAGCAAGACGACACATGAATGATGACATTTTGGCCTTTGCAAAGTTCTCTTGAGCCTAGTTAGTGTTCTGACCCAGAGCTGAATCTCAGTGAGGCCCAGTGCTCTGGGCTGGTCCCACAGCCCATGGGACACCAAGCTCAGGTCAGGGCTTCCAGGCAGGCGGCACTCAGCTTGCCAGACCATGGAGTATTTTCCATTAGCATGACTCTTCACAGTGTTACTAATGCTGTCCAGCATATCCTTCTTACATTCTGTAATGTtctgaaaattaataataataacaataacagcaacaacaataattagGGACTATGTTTTGCTGctgaagaaaatttaaagtaaGGGAAGTTAGAAGGTTAATTTATAAAATGTGGTATTTGACTTTATAATTAGTAAGGAATCAAAtggtttttttaaagtatgaaatttataattATGAGGCAAAGCCTGAATAAATTCAAAAGATAATGGTCAATAAATTTGTCTCAACTGAATTAAAATTTCCCACTAATACTTCATGTATTATACAACATCTTGAATACAACAGACATATAATACATGCGTGTGAACAGTCATTTGTCTTAGAAAACGTGCAGTGGCGGCCTTATTAGTCACAGACAAGGCCTCTTTGGAAAAGGAGCTGAACCCTAGGCTCGTCCCTTGGGAAAAGCAGACCCCCAGAGTGCCTCTGCAGGGCTGCTGCAGGCACAGCCCTTGCTTCCTTTGAGGTTTTAGCAAAAAATTTCCTGCCTCCAATTTATGTTTTGAaaggcagtctttttttttttcctttttttttttttttttttttttttttttggtttttcgagacagggtttctctgtgtagctttgcgcctttcctgggactcacttggtagtccaggctggcctcgaactcacagagatctgcctggctctgcctcccgagtgctgggattaaaggcgtgcgccaccaccgcccggcgaaaggcagttttaatgttatattttaattcttaCATCAAATGCCTGGAAAGGCATTTATACTTTCAAAGGATAAAACTATAACAATTCAATTTAAGGAGCTTAATTGAATGCTCTTAATCCTACGAGGccagaataagaccactaccacaatttttgagccaaatttgaagcaagctttattaaatactagcCAGGACAACAGACGCTGGCTGGGTCCATATCTGTGATTCCTAGAGTATGACACCAATTACATCAATCAggggcttataaaggcaaaccccacAAGGCTACATACTTCCTGCCTTCCTCTAAGtgggggcaagcatacatcctgacatacttcctgccgAAGTACCCCCTGCCTAGGTGTGATCGAGCACATCCTGTGTAGCTGGGCAACCAAGCTTGTTTACggaagtgaaaacatgtggcttgttatcttacaggaacaacagcccccagcattccaggaaatTATCTGTCCCTGGGCAAGTGGGGTTTACAGGTTAGAGGAATTTCTGCTTTATAGATCTTTTAAAtacagtaatttaaacttaaaacgtTACTTTAGCCGCCAcaatacattttttgtttgtttgtcttgttttgttttttgagacaaagtttctctgtgtagttttggtgcctgtcctggaacttgctctgtagcccagactggcctctgaactcacagagatccgcctggctctgccttctgagtgctgagattaaaggcgtgcgccaccaccgcccaatttttaagtatatacaataagctTACAAACTTTAAGGTACAAAAAGTTTATATAATAGTCTTACAAATCTTGAGGTAAGTTTATACTTTAGcaaaagttttagagagttaaATAAAACCAAGGGAAGGAGTGTGAGCTAAGCAGCAGTAACTCCTGTCGGGACAGTCTGTTTTTCAGCTCGTCTAGAGCACCTAGTGTCTTTCCTTGGGCTGTCCTGttttgctctccctctctctgtgtcctagAGTCAAATGGCCAAGACCTAGGACAGAGATTTTGGAAGAAACTTTTAAACAAGCATGCTTTGGTCCGGAGAAGGGGACCATAACACAACTCCAGGGCCAGGTTTTcagtaaagtagaacagcataaaacaataCTTCAATATTATCCATACCCCCAAAGACACTTGGATCCGGGCAAGTCAGCAGAGAGGAACCAGATCAATCAAACAGAAAGCAAGGAGAGCTCAGAGATAACAATCTGTGAAACCCATGAGGCTTAGACAGCAGGCCCCAGCTAGTCAGtgacagggacagacagagcaAGCTCCGGGAGCTGGCATGGAGGCAGCCAGGAACAGTCTGCCTCCCTGAAATCCTCCCCAAAACGACACAGCCTGCAGCCCGGAGGGATCTTAGCCGTGCTCCATCCAGCTCCTATGTCTGGTCTGCGACAAAACTTAGGAgcacatcagaaaacacagatccaccaaatgaaagcaaacagcattttaaaaaaggCAGACTGTCCACACAACCAGAGGAGACCAAACAAACAGACACATGGTGGCCACTGTCATTCATAGGCCAGATTAGCAGACAGAAGAACATCTCCTTTGTCATGGAGACTGGGTCTGTGACTCTGTCCATGTCCTCATGTCTCTCTTCCAAATGCCCAGACTCCAAaacagaacaataacaacaacaacaacaataacaacaacaacaaaactcatcCTCACCAATCAGGTCTGAGTTGCAGATGCTGCTGGCTAGCAattcttacttttgttttgttttcaatttgtaAATGTGTGGTAGTTACAGTCTGGGCTCCCCAGGGCCTCTCAAGTCCATCTTGGATTTGCTTCTGCTTGGGGCAATCCCTGACTAGTGATCATTAATTTGTGGTAGCCATAACCTTGGAGTCCCAAGGGCCTATCAAGCCCACTTTAGACTTGCTCCCGCTTGGGACCTCTCCCAagcccatcccccaccctcacccctccaatccccccactcccccaccccagccccatccCCCAGTCCTGTATCTAGGGTCTCTCAGGGACCTCTCAGACCTCCCAGGCTCTCCCAGACTAGAGACCTCCAAATGTTATGGACTTCATGACCCCAGGAAAAGGCTATAGATTGAATCCAATTATGattaaaggatttattgattaCCATTAGTAGGACAACAATCTCTGAGCCAAACTTGAGATTGCCATTAGAAGGGGGTGAGGGAAGGATTTTTAATGATGGAAACCACAAGAAaatctgtgggatgttctgtatggcaaatgtgttgctctgattggtcaatgaaaaaaacactgattggccagtggctaggcaggaagtataggcgggacaaagaggagaataaagctgggaagtggaaggatgagtcagagagacactgccagccgccacgatgacaaatagcatgtgaagatgccggtaagccacgagctacatggcaaggtgtagatttatagaaatggattaatttaagatataagaacagttagcaagaagcctgccacggccatacagtttgtaaccaatataagtctctgtgtttactggttgggtctgagcggctgtgggactggcaggtgagagagatttgtcctgactgtgggccaggcaggaaaactctagctacaaatggcacccaacgtgttggcaagagtttccacctctctctttctctcgggCCCATGGCACTGGCAAGATGGGCAAGTGTTGTGGTCTCTGTACTGCCAGGAAGCTCCGCAGCCACCGACGGGACCAGAAGTGGCACGATAAACAATACAAGAAAGGCCACTTGGGCACAGCCCTGAGGGCCAATCTGTCTGGAGGTGCCTCTCATGCCAAGGGAATTGTGCTGGAGAAAGTAGGGGTTGAAGCCAAACAGCCAGATTCTGCCATCAGGAAGTGTGTCAGGGTGCAGCTCATCAAGAATGGCAAGAAGATCACAGCTTTCGTGCCCAACGATGGGTGCTTGAACTTCACTGAGGAAAACGATGAAGTTCTGGTTGCTGGATTTGGTCGGAAAGGTCATGCTGTAGGTGATATTCCTGGAGTCCGCTTTAAGGTTGTTAAAGTAGCCAATGTGTCCCTTTTGGCCCTGTACAAAGGCAAGAAGGAAAGACCAAGATCCTAAATTTTGACAACAGAAATGCaataataaattttcatattctgaaaaaaaaaagagtttccacctaaaacctgagaaaagattctaaaacagagctaaaaacagcttcctaattgtctctctcaaatgagcagcagctgccggtttgagctacttgtgggttcctagcgtgcgtgctcgacctgccgtgtggtgggaatgaggcctctgcaagtggcacattaagctgcgtcgtggatttagcctttgctagtataaaacaaaaaaaaagaggtttctgggctacatgctgcttggctaaaagcataaacccacgatagctcccagagctggcagtaaacgtaccaccgccatgttgggaagctgaggtgggcggagccagcagccaaagcgccatttcagtcttacaaatgctgcagtttaaagcaatagattcacaataagacagattcagatgtaatagtttacagtgtgtgtaaaatgtacgtaggcttgaaagagacaaaaaaggtgatatatactgttacataaacaaatacatagtttttaaaaataaagtctttaaagagacagtaaaattaatataaaaaataagccacgtaaagatgaatattacacagagaatctggattgtgttgtctttgggatttttaactgcataaaaacatttgatcgtaaaagatgttgagttaaaccaatatgtatattttaaagataccttgacttcaaaatttggatgtaaggatgtgttgttttggaaaggagactctgcttttgttcccacagaaagccagaggctatggatttgttccagattaagatacatcaggtttgaccaaccaagaccccctgaaaggtctccggtGACACcttggcccagatgatccaacatccagaatggtttgaaggcaactggctcagacaatacagcctcatggactattccataattctaaaattttctttgtgtccccataagatacagcgccccctccagcaggaagtagtaagagaagctacgcccaaattcccaaattatatgtaattttactttgttaaggttaaaaccttcctttttgaaaaaaaaaaaaaagaaagaaagaaaaggggaagtgctgtgggatgttctgtacggcaaatgtgttgctctgattggtcaatatataaaacactgattggccattggctaggcaggaagtataggcgggacaaggaggagaataaagctgggaagtggaaggctgagtcagagacactgccagctgccaccatgacaaacagcatgtgaagatgccggtaagccacgagctacgtggcaaggtatagatttatagaaatggattaatttaagctgtaagaacagttagcaagaagcctgccacggccatacagtttgtaagcaatataagtctctgtgtttacttggttgggtctgagcggctgtgggactggcaggtgatagagatttgtcctgactgtgggccaggcaggaaaactctagctacaaatatcTGCACAAGCAAGCCAAGAGCTGTTCTGCTCTGCCAAGATTAAATAGTCAGGGGGGCCTCAAAATAGTCCTTCAATGTCTGCATAAGCAggttacagaagccaaaaagcagtCAGTCACATCATAACAGGCAGATGGTCACTGAGTCGGGGCTACTGGGAACTTACTTTACAGGGATGAGAGTAAGAGACATGGCTAGCGGGTACCAAGATGGATACCCAGCACAAGATGGAGTTTTTTCAGCCATCACATCATCACTTCAGATATTTCCGTGAATTTGGGGGACTTCTTTCTTTGCAACCCCTAGTTCTGTTTGCCTGCTTCTTCTGAAATCTCTCACTGCTGAGTGGGCTAATTTTAAAACCCCTCCTCGCTCCCATCCCCCCATCTCCTCTCCACTTCCCTGAAGTCTTAAAATTATCACCCGGCATCTTGAACACTCCAAATACTGCTGACAGCAAGCAATGTCTCCAGCAGACGTTCCCGAAACTTTGTAGAAGGAGGCCTGTGAAGCCGCCCCTCGGCACAGGAAGAACAatgttttgagtcaaggtctcactcGGTAGCCTTTGTTGGCCTCACACTTGTGATGTCTTGTGCCAGCCTCCTTTGTGCAGGGTCACAGGGGTGAACCCCCACTCTGAGCTTTAGCACATGACCTTTAGAGGTCccctttctttctcagcctccttctttttgtctctttttcttttgcagtAATGGGGCTTGGGCATTTTGGGTGGTAGGCAAGTGCTGAACAGCTGAGCTTATGTCCCCAGCTACAGGCCCCTTTTCTTTGCCTTTGCTCCCTTTGCGAAGACCTCACTGGCCTGGCCTGTGTGCTGCTCACGTCTGTCTCTTCTCCCAAGACGCTCCAGCGAGTCTCCCTGTGTTACTGGTGCAGAACACTCTGACCACCATGCAGTGAATTTGTGTGGGTCACAAGGCACCAGGTAAGTGCTTTTCGTTTCTCAAGTAATTGTGGGCATTCTccggctggggagatggcttagtgggtaagagcacttaccATACTAGTATGAGGGCCCGAGTTCAAAtacccagcactcatgtaaaaaagccaggtgtggttatACACACAGAACCCCATAATcacgggaggcagagacaagaggatctttTACCTTTGCTAGCTGTCAGTGAAGGTCCAGATTCACAGTGTAGACTGATAGAGTACGACAccccacatcctcttctggcctccacacacatacataggtgAACACACTCACGtatgcacatacaacacacaagtgtatcacacacacacaataaataaatacataagtgcGAATATATTTACCTTGGAACAGCAGGCTCATTCTCTTTTGTTGTGGATGGTTCAGGCAACTATCCTAGgaacttctcttttcttttaatgttttttacaCAACTACTGTTTTACTGTCCTGGGGTCTCTGTTCTCATGGCTTTTCATAACAAAAGAGCCAATCAAGACAATtgccaaatacattttttttggtgtttttgaggcTGGTCTGAACATCAGCATGTAGTGCAAGGTAGCCCTAAACTCacggtgatcctcctgccttagtctcttgaatgctgagattacaggtactgCAAATACAGTAGTTTAAGTGTTTAATAGTTTAAGTGTTTGATAAACTGTATTTGCAGTTCCAGAATTAAGcaaaaaattttttcatttcataAGAATAAGTGTTTCCTCTACCTGTTTGCTTTTTCTgatgttggggatcaaactgagtGCTCCGAGCACACTAAGTGCGTGCTCTATCATTGACCTGCATCCCTGGTGCTGTGTAATTCCTCCAGATCGCCCCTTGGCTTTTACATGAATCTCCTCATTTGCTTCCTATCACTACAATAAAACACAGTGACcgaaagcaacctggggaggaaagggtttatttcgtaTTACAGCTTACAGTCTATCGTGAAGGGgagacacagggcaggaaccgggaagcaggaactgaagcagacaccATGGAGGGACACTgtctactggcttgctctcacaGTTTACTCTATTATGCAATTCAGAGCTTTTCCACGTGTGTTGCCATCCACCTTTGGCTGGAGCCTCCCATATCAAGAGACTGACTCATAGACTTGTTTACAAGCCAATCTGCTGGAGAGGCATTTACTCAGTTGAGGCagcttcttcccagatgaccctagatatgccaagttgaaaaaaaaactaacaagctaataatttattttcttctaggaCACAATACAAGACGACATGACAAACAGCAAGactagaaagaaatacaaatgacacCACGTGATTGTTGCATGAATAGCTCAGGCAGTAGCAGAAGACAGCTAGTTTACATGAGGGTGCTGGACTGTAGTCTGAAGGCTGAGGTCAGGGAAAGTAGGATTGAGTTGGGTCTTAAAGGATACATGAAATTGGAGTAGGAAGGGATGAGGAAGGCATGGGTGGTTGAGGCAGGATGAACAGTGAAGTCCGGGTTAACAGTGAGGACTCTAGGCTCAAATAACCATTTGCCCACTGGATGGCTTTGGCAAGTTAGTTCATCTCTTTGAATTGGAAAACTACCATAACAGTAGGTACCTTCCTCAGAAGTTTGTGGTTAGGAGTCAGTGAGAAAATGCAGGTAAAATGGAGGTAGTAGTACCTGAAATGTAAAAGAACAATCTAGCTTaagttaaaagagagaaaaaagtgaCCGTTATTAACATCTTCATACTTAAAGTGGCTATTACAGTAATATTTTTGGAATAACTTTTCACATTTGttatttccttaatttttgtTGTAATTTAATGTCTCCAATAAACTTTTTACAAATTACGTTTATGTATATGGGGActtaactcaggtccttaggcttggtggcaagaaccTTTATCTTGCCTGCCCATTTCCAGTAACCTTACAAGCATATGTGACTatcatttccattttacagaagTGGAGATTGAGGCTTGAGGAAGTTCGGTAGTCTCCTCATTAGGTCATTCTGCCCACAGAACTTCCAAATTCAAATCTTTGTATTCGTGTCTTAACAATaaaagaccaaaccaaaccaaacccaaaaggACTCAAGCTCTGAAATAATTAAAAGCACATAGTTTGACCAATGATTATTCCCTGAATACTTGCTTTTCAAATGTAGGTAGATTTTTCTCCAATGGGATACAGTTAGAACACATAGTAGGAAGGCCAGGAGTTGGTCAATGGAAAATGATCTTCTCAGACTTTGTCCCTCTTAACAGTTTAGTCATGCAGATGATTAGCCAACTCCAAATCAATAAGacattaattaatattaaatgaGGAATGCTTGAAGTCAGGCTTTTTAAAATCAGAGTTCAATTCAAAAATTTCTCAAGAACAGAGCTTCTGAGAATAAAGATCCTGAGCTCCAGTAAGATGATTCCCGAAGGCCATTGAGGCTGGATCTCTAGAACTGACAAGTGTGCTTCCAGCCCCGCCCTGCTATGCCTCAAGTAGCCCCAtcacactcaggagacaggacaGAAGCCTTGGCTCAGCACCACAGAGACACCGTAGCTCCTTAGGAGCGGCTATATTCTTAGTCTACTTCCTGTGCTCAGAAAACACTGAGTTCTTCTTCTCTGGGGGAATGGGGTTTGAACCAGGGTTTTATTCTATAGCCCAGACTGACTTGAGATTCT
This genomic interval carries:
- the LOC131908508 gene encoding small ribosomal subunit protein uS12-like; amino-acid sequence: MGKCCGLCTARKLRSHRRDQKWHDKQYKKGHLGTALRANLSGGASHAKGIVLEKVGVEAKQPDSAIRKCVRVQLIKNGKKITAFVPNDGCLNFTEENDEVLVAGFGRKGHAVGDIPGVRFKVVKVANVSLLALYKGKKERPRS